From a single bacterium genomic region:
- the ptsP gene encoding phosphoenolpyruvate--protein phosphotransferase: protein MIILRGIAVSGGIGIGKPFIFTSLPPELRRIRIPEKKVQEEKERLEKTLLSTTKELGDLQIRIRNSLGPEFANFLEVQIQILSDPAIFEKSLTYIDQAYSSEYAFNKAVEDIAKPLISSKAGLFKERMADIEDVTNRVLRNLLSLPSLSIIDVPEGAVVLAHSIPPSEVVLLDPKLVRGLATEIGGRTSHIAIITKALEIPSLLGVERLIDNAGNGDGLVVIDGQRGQVVFWPTDHKLSSYRNELKDYEKEKDLFVSSSTQATLSRDERKIDVSANIEFTSEIYSLKRYGAEGVGLFRTEYIFLTKRRIPTEDEQYQIYREAATQLKPQPLIIRTLDIGGDKIFQSYSEANPFLGWRAIRFCFDNEDIFLDQIRAILRASAHGNIKIMFPMVSDISEIKRAKLLIKRAQNELASKKESFNSEIEVGIMIEIPSAALMADKFAEYVDFFSIGTNDLTQYTLAVDRGNEKISRLFSHYHPAILQLIRRVIGAAHKAHIWVGVCGEMAAEPLGVGLLLGLGVDELSMTPCAVPVVRNIIRNVSIEDLRKISSKALEYSTPIEVIRYLRRELSRKFPELSALFLERKNYCST from the coding sequence TTGATAATCCTTCGCGGCATAGCTGTATCGGGAGGGATAGGAATTGGAAAACCGTTTATCTTTACTTCTCTTCCTCCCGAATTAAGAAGAATACGTATTCCTGAAAAAAAAGTACAAGAGGAGAAAGAACGTCTTGAGAAAACCTTATTATCAACAACTAAGGAACTAGGCGATCTTCAGATCAGAATACGCAATTCCCTTGGACCCGAGTTCGCTAATTTCCTTGAAGTGCAAATTCAAATATTATCCGATCCTGCTATCTTTGAAAAAAGTCTAACTTATATAGATCAAGCCTACAGTTCCGAATATGCTTTCAATAAGGCTGTTGAAGACATTGCAAAACCGCTCATATCCTCAAAAGCCGGGCTATTCAAAGAAAGAATGGCTGATATCGAGGATGTAACAAACAGAGTCTTAAGGAATCTTCTTTCTCTTCCATCGTTATCGATTATTGACGTTCCAGAAGGTGCGGTTGTTCTTGCGCATAGTATTCCGCCTTCGGAGGTAGTTCTCCTCGATCCTAAACTAGTTCGGGGCTTGGCGACCGAGATAGGCGGCAGAACCTCTCACATAGCAATAATAACCAAAGCTCTTGAGATTCCTTCTCTCTTAGGCGTGGAACGATTAATAGACAATGCAGGAAACGGCGACGGTTTGGTTGTAATCGACGGCCAAAGAGGACAAGTGGTTTTCTGGCCCACCGACCATAAACTTTCGAGTTACAGGAATGAATTAAAGGATTATGAAAAAGAGAAGGATCTATTTGTTAGTTCCTCAACTCAAGCTACTCTTAGCCGTGATGAAAGGAAGATTGATGTTTCAGCTAATATTGAATTCACAAGCGAGATATATTCGTTAAAACGATACGGAGCAGAGGGTGTCGGGCTGTTCAGAACGGAGTATATTTTTCTTACAAAAAGAAGAATTCCCACCGAGGATGAGCAGTATCAAATTTATAGAGAAGCCGCAACGCAATTGAAGCCGCAACCTCTTATTATTCGTACTCTTGATATCGGTGGGGACAAGATTTTTCAATCATACAGCGAAGCCAATCCATTTCTAGGCTGGCGGGCCATACGATTCTGCTTTGACAATGAGGATATTTTTCTGGACCAGATAAGAGCAATTTTGCGGGCTTCTGCGCATGGAAATATAAAGATTATGTTTCCGATGGTTTCTGATATTTCCGAAATAAAACGGGCAAAATTACTCATAAAAAGAGCCCAGAATGAATTAGCATCCAAGAAGGAGTCATTTAATTCTGAAATAGAAGTCGGTATAATGATCGAAATACCATCTGCTGCTCTGATGGCCGATAAATTTGCTGAGTATGTCGATTTCTTTAGTATAGGAACCAATGACCTTACTCAGTATACTTTAGCTGTAGACCGGGGTAATGAAAAAATATCCAGGCTTTTTTCTCATTATCATCCTGCAATACTTCAGCTAATCAGACGGGTAATAGGGGCTGCCCACAAAGCACATATCTGGGTAGGTGTTTGCGGAGAAATGGCCGCCGAACCTTTGGGTGTCGGATTACTTCTAGGTCTGGGTGTCGATGAATTGTCGATGACTCCTTGTGCAGTGCCTGTTGTCCGCAATATAATACGCAACGTGAGCATTGAGGATTTGAGAAAGATTTCTTCTAAAGCTTTGGAATACTCTACTCCTATTGAAGTTATTCGCTACCTTAGAAGGGAACTAAGTCGTAAATTTCCGGAACTCTCGGCATTATTCCTTGAAAGGAAGAACTATTGCTCAACTTGA
- a CDS encoding OmpA family protein, which translates to MRKVLISALLVLTAAFAYNTNLGNRGTYNVYSGSCEDMGMLTIDLNALGTMINIQDTVIGNDTVTAQLTEVLPYFGLSFTPWHYLEFGLWGHGRYATIGNYSSAVSDFYNDLGLSVKGGIPIYFNENNNLYIAPGIDGFAYMHGLGTPAQSYGFGGLGLFTFNAAWFGIHLNGGYEYITGPTTTSNVLGGAGLEIWPFKFAGIIVDGTARIPSNDFANFANYLRVTPGLRFGFGGRVVKFNINLGAELEPMQTPFRWHALAGFGLGFDLMPSKEGLISGLVVDKETQKPIEGAKISIEGSSDIEPYTTGPDGRFTISRPSGEYTLLAEHPDYLATKTASELIELEGGTVMLELSKYSAGATVVGVVSDAVDGDPISAVLSFVNISADTIISSFKSDPVSGYYRAIVPAGTYKVNVEANAYKKSHKSMLLKEADELVVDFRLEKSAEGPQPKPLVFPVVYFGRGEVFVSPKNYAMLQQVVDILKTNPYVKIELQGNTDSVGDSESNYYVSVKRAESVKSFLVGNGISSDRISVVGFGESRPRGNNRTRVGQDMNRRVDIIAL; encoded by the coding sequence ATGAGGAAAGTCTTAATTTCAGCACTTTTGGTTTTGACCGCCGCTTTTGCTTACAACACAAATCTCGGTAATCGCGGAACTTACAACGTTTACTCAGGCAGCTGTGAAGATATGGGTATGCTTACCATCGACTTGAACGCCCTTGGAACGATGATAAATATCCAGGATACGGTGATTGGCAATGATACGGTAACTGCGCAACTTACAGAAGTGCTGCCATACTTTGGACTTTCTTTTACGCCCTGGCATTACCTTGAGTTTGGTCTGTGGGGGCACGGTCGATATGCAACCATAGGAAATTACAGTTCGGCAGTTTCTGATTTTTACAACGATCTCGGGCTTTCGGTCAAAGGCGGAATACCTATATATTTCAATGAAAACAACAACTTATATATCGCGCCGGGCATAGACGGTTTCGCGTACATGCACGGCTTGGGAACGCCTGCACAAAGTTACGGTTTTGGCGGCCTTGGATTGTTTACATTTAATGCCGCCTGGTTTGGCATTCATCTAAATGGCGGATATGAATACATAACAGGACCTACAACCACTAGCAATGTTCTTGGAGGAGCCGGACTTGAGATTTGGCCTTTCAAGTTCGCAGGAATAATAGTTGACGGTACTGCAAGGATTCCATCTAATGATTTCGCAAATTTCGCAAATTATTTAAGAGTAACTCCTGGATTGCGCTTCGGTTTTGGCGGAAGAGTCGTAAAGTTCAATATCAATCTTGGTGCTGAGCTTGAGCCTATGCAGACGCCTTTCCGCTGGCATGCGCTAGCCGGCTTTGGACTGGGTTTTGATCTGATGCCATCTAAAGAAGGACTGATATCCGGACTTGTTGTGGATAAAGAAACTCAGAAGCCTATTGAAGGGGCAAAAATATCAATTGAAGGATCTTCTGATATAGAACCTTATACTACAGGTCCCGATGGCCGGTTTACGATATCCAGACCGTCTGGAGAGTACACATTGCTTGCAGAGCATCCAGATTATTTAGCAACAAAGACCGCCTCGGAATTAATTGAGCTCGAAGGCGGAACGGTAATGCTAGAGCTTTCCAAATATTCAGCAGGAGCAACAGTTGTAGGCGTAGTATCCGATGCAGTTGATGGAGATCCGATTTCAGCGGTACTTTCGTTTGTCAATATTAGCGCAGATACAATTATTTCATCCTTTAAGAGTGATCCTGTATCTGGTTATTATAGAGCAATAGTGCCTGCCGGAACCTATAAGGTCAATGTAGAAGCAAATGCCTACAAAAAATCACATAAGAGTATGCTTCTTAAGGAAGCAGATGAACTTGTGGTAGATTTCAGGCTTGAGAAATCTGCTGAAGGACCTCAACCAAAACCACTTGTTTTTCCAGTTGTATATTTCGGCAGAGGTGAAGTGTTTGTTTCTCCAAAAAACTATGCTATGCTGCAGCAGGTTGTCGATATCCTTAAAACAAATCCGTATGTTAAGATTGAACTTCAGGGAAATACTGACAGCGTAGGCGATTCGGAATCAAATTATTACGTATCGGTAAAACGCGCTGAATCTGTTAAATCCTTTCTTGTAGGAAACGGCATATCTTCCGATCGAATCAGTGTTGTTGGATTCGGAGAATCCAGACCTCGTGGCAATAATCGTACGAGAGTTGGCCAGGATATGAATCGCCGCGTTGACATAATTGCGTTGTAG
- a CDS encoding HPr family phosphocarrier protein — protein MIKKEVIIRNKIGLHARPAAQFVKAAETFDSEIWVSKNGIRVNGKSILSLLTLAAEEGSTIILEIDGPDEEKAFQALSTIFAEEEA, from the coding sequence ATGATAAAAAAGGAAGTTATTATCAGAAACAAAATAGGGCTTCATGCGCGTCCAGCGGCTCAATTCGTGAAGGCTGCAGAAACCTTTGATAGCGAAATCTGGGTTTCTAAAAATGGCATTAGAGTAAATGGTAAAAGTATACTTTCTCTTTTAACCCTTGCCGCAGAAGAAGGAAGCACTATTATCCTTGAAATAGATGGACCTGATGAAGAAAAAGCATTTCAGGCTTTGAGCACTATTTTTGCAGAGGAGGAGGCTTGA
- a CDS encoding T9SS type A sorting domain-containing protein: protein MTAFFTAILFFSSIKAGEWTSLLNSNRIYDIAPSDEGAWCATNGGVHFFSLEDSSFTLSFRNTDGLPHNTSRAIAITQTGELWAGTDLGLALIVPSSGAARRYQGISDTVFSLALSGDTLAVVTKTGIYIIRTMNTPGSFEDDDVFFFTPENSQEYSIRKAAWFMGDLWMATSIGLLRYYLNGDSTQWYAISKGLPSSDVADVCIEESMVALCSKGFARYDADSGFFKTVYAFQDPLPQFTSIAEAGDTFYVSTLGISGTYKSLFRYVESLDTLDTIGFWINASAGTAPHWMRTISCVRTDASGRVWAGASGEFAGDGLVVWDVKKNRVKVVDNPGLNSNYIFHALLDDNQNLWTAHWFAYNERGVTRYHDGHWENFIYRAYTENDTVDFDASTKITAVDSKGRVVFGGWWGGRGVTRFDPVAGAWEEHSWGASPVSNRVSWLAVDPLDRIWVSIFYSNQLRVLSDDLEEIAVLDWPYDYVWDLKFDSSTLWAATSAGLISYKPQDFVSDLEHGEFSERLLTNSKVTGIALDGRGGCWGATNEGVFHWTQNSTTRYNQNNLSMMENDIVDVDRDPWGRLYFLMKHKGLLVHDPAGAAYDTSAGLWQIFTTSNSSIMPGFDYTTLSADRTGRVAIGTAGGGVSLFTMPKYTDTTSEKISVYPNPCYASLGLPVRFTPLDDAQSVVIYTLAGERVAEIPSSGFRTIQGVKQAELGVQNLSAGLYIAVVRFAARSERVKFVILK, encoded by the coding sequence CAGCTTTTTTTACAGCAATCCTTTTTTTCTCAAGCATAAAGGCCGGAGAATGGACAAGTCTTTTGAACTCCAACAGGATTTACGACATCGCGCCCTCGGACGAAGGCGCATGGTGCGCGACTAACGGCGGAGTCCATTTCTTTTCGCTGGAGGACTCTTCATTTACGCTCTCGTTCAGAAACACGGACGGTTTGCCTCACAACACATCGAGGGCTATTGCCATTACTCAAACGGGTGAACTCTGGGCCGGAACCGATCTTGGGCTGGCCCTTATCGTGCCTTCTTCGGGCGCGGCCAGGCGCTACCAGGGTATTTCTGATACTGTTTTCTCTCTTGCCTTGTCCGGAGATACGCTTGCAGTGGTGACAAAGACAGGGATCTATATCATACGAACGATGAATACACCCGGCAGCTTTGAAGATGACGATGTATTCTTTTTTACTCCTGAGAACTCTCAAGAGTATTCGATTCGAAAGGCCGCATGGTTCATGGGGGATTTATGGATGGCGACATCCATAGGTTTGTTGCGCTACTATCTTAATGGAGACTCAACTCAGTGGTATGCGATTTCAAAAGGGCTTCCATCCTCCGACGTTGCAGACGTATGCATCGAAGAATCCATGGTTGCGCTGTGTTCGAAAGGGTTTGCCAGATACGATGCGGATTCCGGCTTCTTCAAGACTGTTTATGCCTTTCAGGACCCCCTGCCCCAGTTCACTTCTATCGCAGAGGCAGGAGACACTTTTTACGTTTCCACGCTCGGAATTTCAGGGACTTACAAGAGTCTGTTCAGATACGTAGAATCTCTCGATACGCTTGATACTATCGGGTTTTGGATAAACGCATCTGCGGGCACAGCCCCTCACTGGATGAGGACGATTTCCTGCGTAAGGACGGACGCTTCGGGAAGAGTATGGGCGGGAGCATCAGGTGAGTTCGCAGGAGACGGCCTGGTTGTCTGGGACGTGAAGAAGAATCGCGTCAAGGTTGTAGACAATCCTGGGCTTAATTCGAACTACATATTCCACGCGCTTCTTGATGATAATCAGAACCTCTGGACCGCGCACTGGTTTGCTTATAATGAACGAGGCGTCACACGATATCACGATGGGCATTGGGAGAACTTCATTTACAGGGCTTATACGGAGAATGATACCGTAGATTTCGACGCATCCACCAAGATCACTGCCGTTGATTCAAAGGGAAGAGTTGTTTTCGGAGGATGGTGGGGCGGCAGAGGCGTTACAAGATTCGATCCGGTCGCGGGCGCATGGGAGGAGCACTCATGGGGCGCTTCGCCCGTGTCGAACAGGGTTTCATGGCTGGCGGTTGACCCTCTGGACAGGATCTGGGTCTCCATATTCTACTCGAACCAGCTGCGCGTCCTATCAGATGACCTCGAAGAGATTGCGGTCCTGGACTGGCCCTACGACTATGTCTGGGACCTTAAGTTCGACTCCAGCACGCTCTGGGCCGCGACAAGCGCAGGACTTATCTCATACAAGCCGCAGGACTTCGTCTCCGACCTCGAGCACGGCGAGTTCAGCGAGCGTCTTCTTACGAACTCCAAGGTTACGGGCATAGCTCTGGACGGCCGGGGCGGATGCTGGGGCGCAACCAATGAGGGAGTGTTCCACTGGACCCAGAACTCAACAACCCGCTACAACCAGAACAACCTTTCGATGATGGAGAACGATATTGTCGACGTGGACCGGGATCCCTGGGGCAGACTGTACTTCCTCATGAAGCACAAAGGCTTGCTGGTGCACGATCCGGCAGGCGCTGCATACGACACCTCCGCAGGGCTGTGGCAGATTTTCACGACATCCAACAGCTCCATCATGCCGGGATTCGACTACACGACGCTCTCGGCGGACCGCACCGGACGTGTTGCAATAGGCACTGCAGGGGGAGGGGTGTCACTCTTCACCATGCCCAAATACACCGACACAACGTCTGAAAAAATATCCGTATACCCTAATCCTTGCTATGCGTCGCTTGGACTGCCCGTGCGCTTTACGCCGCTCGACGACGCGCAAAGCGTTGTCATCTACACCCTGGCAGGGGAGAGGGTTGCGGAGATTCCCTCGTCCGGGTTCCGAACCATACAGGGCGTAAAACAGGCGGAGCTCGGGGTGCAGAACCTTTCAGCCGGGCTCTACATAGCGGTCGTGCGCTTTGCCGCGCGCTCCGAGCGCGTCAAGTTCGTGATACTGAAGTAG
- a CDS encoding PTS sugar transporter subunit IIB codes for MKNNLIIRVDDRLIHGQVVVGWAIPLCIEEIILISDRIDEDAWLKKTLLSAASALADDIDIEILTKKNFINVLKTKSPDKKIMVVIESIEDAVYLVKSGFSISMLVLGGIHAKSGREMFLPYLYLDSTEMRAILDLAKEGIKIVAKDLPGSKEVDVISMIMQKRVT; via the coding sequence TTGAAAAATAATCTTATAATTAGAGTAGATGATCGCTTAATACACGGGCAGGTTGTTGTAGGGTGGGCTATACCTTTATGTATTGAAGAAATCATTCTTATATCCGACAGAATTGATGAAGATGCATGGTTAAAAAAAACTCTCTTAAGCGCCGCTAGCGCGCTAGCGGATGATATTGACATTGAAATTCTTACGAAGAAGAATTTTATAAACGTGTTGAAGACAAAAAGCCCAGATAAAAAAATTATGGTTGTTATAGAATCAATTGAAGACGCCGTATATCTTGTAAAGTCAGGCTTCAGCATCTCTATGCTTGTACTTGGCGGTATCCATGCCAAGAGTGGCAGAGAAATGTTTCTTCCCTATTTATATCTTGACTCTACCGAGATGAGAGCTATACTTGATTTGGCAAAAGAAGGAATCAAGATTGTTGCAAAGGATTTACCTGGTTCTAAAGAAGTTGATGTAATTAGTATGATAATGCAAAAAAGGGTAACATGA
- a CDS encoding PTS system mannose/fructose/sorbose family transporter subunit IID has product MYKILVNYMFQLFIQNGWNFHNEQRIGMTLALSIRNKGRIVSIPRNTLNTHPYLASFLAGVLLKENSGEKMEEISSLLETSLAAQGDDLYWRLLRPAALLISMGFVLFGQPLIGMLVFFLGFNAFAQGERLVGFKRGLEKGKEALVPLLTSLSKIKKIVLIVAGVILGFLVSLMLFILNNEHFLFARVEWFIFLPLFAVSLFFSILKIPFILGLFFNLAAVIVVGFMI; this is encoded by the coding sequence TTGTATAAAATTCTTGTGAACTATATGTTTCAGCTGTTTATTCAGAATGGGTGGAATTTCCATAATGAACAACGTATTGGAATGACGCTCGCATTATCAATTAGGAATAAAGGTAGGATAGTGTCAATTCCCAGGAATACTTTGAATACCCATCCATATCTGGCCTCTTTTCTTGCCGGGGTTTTGCTAAAAGAAAACTCGGGGGAAAAGATGGAAGAGATATCATCTCTCCTAGAAACAAGCCTTGCTGCACAAGGAGATGATTTGTATTGGAGACTTTTAAGGCCTGCTGCTTTGTTAATCTCGATGGGATTTGTACTTTTCGGACAACCTCTCATAGGTATGTTAGTATTCTTCCTGGGTTTCAATGCATTCGCTCAGGGAGAAAGACTGGTTGGATTTAAAAGGGGATTGGAGAAAGGCAAAGAAGCGTTGGTTCCTTTGTTGACCTCGCTGTCAAAGATAAAGAAAATTGTTTTGATTGTTGCAGGAGTCATTCTAGGCTTTCTAGTTTCCTTAATGCTTTTTATACTTAACAATGAACATTTCTTGTTCGCTCGAGTTGAATGGTTTATTTTCCTTCCTCTTTTTGCTGTATCCCTATTTTTTTCAATTCTAAAGATTCCATTCATCCTTGGTTTATTCTTCAATCTCGCTGCAGTCATAGTTGTAGGTTTCATGATATGA